AGATGGGGAGAATCGGTGGTGCGGAGAGGTGCTTTGGAAAGATGTGAAACGGGCGCAAACCCTTTAGAAACAAGGGGAAAAAGAAAACCCGTCACCCCGGAGAATGACCCCAGAGAGACGGGTTTGTCTTTTCTAAATGGTGGAGGCGGGGGGAGTCGAACCCCCGTCCGAGAATGTTCCACAGTGAGCGTCTACAGGTATAGTCCGTGGTTTGGTCTCATCGCGGCGGCGCCCACGAACAGGCTCCATCCGCGACCAGTTTGCCAAAGTGTCTCACCCCCGCCGTGGCGAACGCCGGCGGGAGCCAGCCCGATAAGGGTGTCATTCCGAATGCGTATCAGGCGTCAGCTTCCGGAATGTGGCAGCGTTAGTTACGCAGCCAGAGCGTAATCGTAGTCGTTGTTGGCAACTATCGGTTTGCCGCTTTTTTACGAGGCCAGCGGCGCCTCGACCTGCAACTCCTGCTTCCGCATCCCCGTCGAAACCAGTGCGCCCCCATTCAAAGATCGCTCGCGGATAACGTGCGCCGGCGGTTTGGGAGGGGATGAAGCTGCCGGCGTCGTCCGCGAATCATTAGTATAAGGACTTCTCGGCATCTGGCAAGGGGCAATGAAACCGGGTTGCAATTATTTGCCAGAGCTGACGCTTGCTTCCCCGACGCGAATGGGGACGATGCGCTTCTTCCCGTAGGCTCGCATGCCCAGGTACGAATGTCCAAGCAGCACGGCGAAGAGGCCTGTGCCGCCGATGAAGGTAGCAATGGGAACTGTCTCGCCCACAGCAGTCCATACAAGCAGCGGACCCAGCACCATTTCCAGAAGCAGGATCATGTTCACTTCAGGCGCCGGAATGAAGCGCGGAGCGTTAAGCAGGCAAAGAAATGAACCAGGCAGCACCACCAGGACGAGCAGAACGAGCGGAACGACATCCGGCATGGCCACGGCCAGGGAGCCAGCGTTCAGGAACGAAACAATGGCGGTAATGGAGCCGCCGAGGATCATGCAGGGGACCATTTCCACATCGGGCTGGCTGCGGATGAGCACGAAGCCCGCGGCCATGAATACCGCCTGGAAGAGGGCGATTATGTCCCCTGTCGGGCTACTGCCGGAACCACCCAGACCGCCACCTACGATGACGATGATGCACCCAGCGGTGAGTACGACAGCAGCCCAGGTACGTAGCGGAAGCCGTTCGCGCAGCACCAGGGCGGAGAAGAAAGCCGCCCAGATGGGCGCGGTGGAAATGATGGCCAGGGTATTGGCCACGCTGGTTCGCATGAGCGAATTGACGAACAGCATGTTCGCCGTGCTGAAGCATACGGCCGTGGCCACGCCAATGAGACCGAGGGCGCGTATCCGCTGGATGAGATTCTGCCGACCTCTCATGAGTGTGTAGACGGCAACGCCTGCAGCCATGCCCATGCCGCGGTAGAAGAGCAGCGGCCAGGTGTCCAGGTGCATGAGCCGCACGAGGAGGGTGTCCGGTGTAATGATGAGAACGCCGGCAAAGGCCAACAGAAGACCGCGGGATTGTGAAGTCATTGGACAAAAGGGCTGAGGTTGCGAAAGAAAGACTCCATACCTCAGCCAATGGCGAAGCGCCAGGGGCTGTTCCAGGGATCAGTTCACCGCGCTTTCTATGCTGCGGGCTATCATTTCGAACGGCGCCGGTTTTTCAAGGAAAGCGGAGTGGGGTTGGGACTGAACCCGGCCCATGGTCTCTGCATCCACGAAGGCCGAGTAGTAGATTACCGGGATGCCGCGATTGATGATCGCTGCTGCGTCAATGCCATCCATGGCGCCCTTGAGCCGTATGTCCATGATAATGCAGTCGATGTCGTGTTCCCTGGCATAGGAAATCGCGTCCTCGCCCGTGTCCGTCACATGGCAGACATCGTAGCCAAGCCTTGCGATGTTCCGTTCCAGGTACAACGCTGTGATGGCTTCATCTTCTACGATCATTACGTTTTTCGGATTCATTCAGACCCTCGTCGTCAAGATTGCCGGATATGCATGGTTATGCACGCGCCTGTGTCGTTATGCAAGTCCAGAGTGCCGTTCAGCTGTCTGGCCAGGCTTTTCACGAGCTGCAATCCCAAACGATTCGAACTGCCCAGGGTGAAGTTCTCGGGGAAGCCCACTCCGTCGTCACATACCTGGAGACGATATCCGTTTTCCATACTCTTGAGTCGCAGATAGATGGTTCCCGAAGCGCCATTTGGATGGGCGTGTTTGTAGGCATTGGTCAACAGTTCGCTGCATATCAACCCGCACGGTACAGCCTCCCTGGGCGACACTTCCACCGGATCGAGTTCCATTATGATATCGACCTGTTTGGAGTCGTTGTCGTACAGAGCGATCAGCCCCCGGCTCAGGTTCTGCAGGTAGGTGTCCAGACGCAGGGAGGCGAATGTTTGCTGCGAATATATCTGCTTGTGTATGAGGATGATGGCGTCCAATCGCATGCGCACCTGGTTCAGCGTTTCCTCGGCGCTCGCATCCTCGACGTTTTCCCGTTGCATCTCCACGAGGGACAGGATGACGCCCAGGTTGTTCTTGATGCGATGGTGCACCTCCTTGAGCAGGGCGTCCTTGTCTGCAAGAGTCGATTCAAGCTTAGCGTTGAGCCGCTCGCGCACCCTGACTTGAGTATGCGCATAGAAGCCAAAAATCAAAAATATGGCAAAGATGAGGCTTCGGATATAGACTTCGTGCTCCGGGACGTCGAAAATGAGCAGGTCGATGAAAGTGCCTTCATAGAAAAGGAGCCAGTCCAGGACCGCATCAAGCACGCAGACGCCGATGCCGCAGGCCACAGAAATCAGGAGCATGCGATAGCGATTCATGAATCCGGAAGACATCTCCGTTCCTTTCGGCAAACATTCATTCAACGGATGCGCAGGGAGCCTCCAGCGCAGTTCACTGTTTTTGCTGACAGAAAGTCCCCGGTGAAATCGGCGTTGCAGCAGGTTGCCGCGAGAATAGAGCATGCCGGGACTGCTTTGCTCATGGAGTCGGACCCAGTCGGGTGCCTGCCCAAATACTTACTATACGTAGAGGAAAAAGGAAGAAAAATCCAGAAACCGCTGGTTCGTTTACAGAAGATCGTGACTCATATCTTGACCCGCGCCGCACATCGCTCTACATCCGAGCGTGTCCGTCATA
This genomic window from Oceanidesulfovibrio indonesiensis contains:
- a CDS encoding response regulator → MNPKNVMIVEDEAITALYLERNIARLGYDVCHVTDTGEDAISYAREHDIDCIIMDIRLKGAMDGIDAAAIINRGIPVIYYSAFVDAETMGRVQSQPHSAFLEKPAPFEMIARSIESAVN
- a CDS encoding sensor histidine kinase, which encodes MNRYRMLLISVACGIGVCVLDAVLDWLLFYEGTFIDLLIFDVPEHEVYIRSLIFAIFLIFGFYAHTQVRVRERLNAKLESTLADKDALLKEVHHRIKNNLGVILSLVEMQRENVEDASAEETLNQVRMRLDAIILIHKQIYSQQTFASLRLDTYLQNLSRGLIALYDNDSKQVDIIMELDPVEVSPREAVPCGLICSELLTNAYKHAHPNGASGTIYLRLKSMENGYRLQVCDDGVGFPENFTLGSSNRLGLQLVKSLARQLNGTLDLHNDTGACITMHIRQS
- a CDS encoding DMT family transporter, translated to MTSQSRGLLLAFAGVLIITPDTLLVRLMHLDTWPLLFYRGMGMAAGVAVYTLMRGRQNLIQRIRALGLIGVATAVCFSTANMLFVNSLMRTSVANTLAIISTAPIWAAFFSALVLRERLPLRTWAAVVLTAGCIIVIVGGGLGGSGSSPTGDIIALFQAVFMAAGFVLIRSQPDVEMVPCMILGGSITAIVSFLNAGSLAVAMPDVVPLVLLVLVVLPGSFLCLLNAPRFIPAPEVNMILLLEMVLGPLLVWTAVGETVPIATFIGGTGLFAVLLGHSYLGMRAYGKKRIVPIRVGEASVSSGK